The DNA sequence CTGCCTGATACGGCTGCCTGCAGCTTGTGCATATTTTTCTTACAAGCCGCTGTGCCATAACCAGAATTGTATTAGAATAAACTATATACGGTTCAATTCCGAAATTAACTATTGTCTGAAGCGCCTGGTAAGGGTCAGACGAGCGAAGGCGTGAAATTAAAAGATGCCCGCTGGCAATTATATCAAAAACCGCTTCCGCTGTTTCTTTGTTGGCTATATCCCCTATTGTTATTACATCACAGTCCTGCTCCGCAAGATAGTGAAGCACCTGCCCGTAATTTTTTCTGCTGACTTTGGTCTGATTTACCCCCGGCACCACATAACCGGAGCTTGTATCATCTATGGAGAAAATATTAATATCCGGCCTGTTCATTTCCACAAGGGTAGAATGCATTGTGGTTTCTTTCCCGCTGTTTGTCGGCCCGGAAAGGATTATAAGCCCGTGCGGCTTTTTAATGAACCTTCTGTATGTTTCCACCATATCGTCTTCCATTCCGCTCTGGTCAAGGGTTAAAACAGCGGCATCCGTCCTCATTATTTTAAGGACTATTTTTTCGCCGAATAAAGTGGGAAATGTGTATACTGCCATATTAATTTCTTTTCCGCCCACGCGGATTTTTAGTTTGCTTTCCTGCGGCGCGGATTTTTCTGTCTGATTCATCTGCGCCAGCTCTTTTATTTTATTTAAAAGACCGTTATAAAGCGTGCGCGGCGGCGATTCCACTTCGTATAAGGTGCCGTCTATCCTTCTTCTTATCCTGCATTTATCCGCAAGCGGCTCTATGTGAATATCCGTGGCTCCCGCGTCATAACCGGTTGAAAGCAGCGTGGTTAAAAACACATTAACCGGTGTGTCCTGCGACACAACTGCCTGTGCCATATTAGGCGCTGCCTGAACCTGCGGAGGCGGAGGAGCAGGCGGTGTGTACTGCGGCTGCGGAGGCGCGTACTGCTGCGGCGGAGGTGGCGGAGCCGGAGAATACTGCGGCTGCGGCGGAGCGTATTGCTGTTGCGGCGCCGGGGACGGCTGCGAAGGCGCCTGTTCTCCGTAAATTGACCTCTGAATTTTCATTCCCGAAGATTCCTGCCTGGAAGAATTTCCCATTGGCGCTGATAAAATATCATCAAGGTCTTCAACGCTTGCTTTTGCAACCGCGCCGGTTTCTTCCGCTTTATATCCAAAATACTTATTTATCTGTTTTAATATTTCTTCAGCCGGCGCAAGCCGGACATCAATTTCACTTTTTGTCGTAGCTTTCAAATCGTCTATTACAAGAAAGTTCATGGGTTCCGCCATGGCAACGGTTATTACCCTGCCGTGCCTTGTGACAGGTATAAGTTTTTCGTTTCTCATAAGCTGTTCGGGAAGAAGTTTTAAGATATCCTGCTTAATGTCTGTTACTTCATCAAGGTTAACAAACGGGACTCCCATCTGATATCCAAGAAAAGTCCACAGGATTTCCTTTGAAAGATATCCCATTCTTACAAGTATCTCACCGATTTTTTCGCCTGTGCGCCTTTGTTCTTCAAGGCCGTCCTTTAACTGTTCTTTGGTTATAATGCCTTCGTCTACAAGCATTTCTCCGATAAGCATGTTCTTTTTGGGTTTGCTCATTGTTTACCCCTCTTTTTTCTTGAATATGTCAAAAATTGATTTTTTCTTTTTGAATTCGCCTTCTTCTTCGGGCGCGGACGCAAGGCCGCCGCCTTCGCCTTCCCGGGCAGGCACTTCTTTGTAATCCTGTTTAGACTGAATTTTTTCGCCTTTTGAGATTTTCTTTGCAAATTCAGCGCCAATCTCTTTGGTTTTATTTTCAAGTTCCGATTTTGATAGCCCGCTGTCCGCCGTTATCTTTATCACCTGCTCTTTTCCGGTAGACTGATCTTTAGCGGAAACCCTTATGATTCCATTCGCGTCAATGTCAAAAATAACATCTATCTTCGCCGAACCTTTCGGCCCGGGAGGAATTCCCACAAGGTCAAAAGTACCTATCATCTTATTATCGGAAGCCATTGGTTTTTCGCCCTGAAACACTTCTATTCTTACAAAAGACTGGTTTTCCTGCGTGGTGGTGTATACTTCTGTTTTTCTAAGCGGTATGGAGCTGTTTTTTTCAACTATCTTTGAAAAAATGCCGCCTTCTGTTTTAATACCAAGTGAAAAAGCGGTAACATCAAGCAGCAGTATATCCCTGATATCGCCCTTTAAAACAGACGCCTGTTTTGAAGCGCCTGACGCAACCGCTTCGTCCGGATTAACGCCGGAAAAAGGGTCTTTTCTGAAAATTCTTTTTACCACTTCACGTACAAGGGGCATTTTTGTCTGCCCGCCCACAAGAACCACTTCATCTATATCGCCCGCCCTCATGCCCGCGTCATTAAGCGCAATTTCGCAGGGTCCGGCTGTTTTTTCAGCGATTGTTTTTGTAATAGCTTCCAGCGTGGGCCTTGAAAGAACTGTCTGAAGATGTTTTGGCCCGTCATTTGTAGCAGCCAAAAATGGAAGTGTTATTTCAACGGATTCAAGAGTGGAAAGGTTTATCTTTGCTTTTTCCGCCGCGTCTTTTAACCTTTGCAGGGCAACCCTGTCATTCTTTAAATCAATGCCTTCTTTTTTAAGAAATTCCGCTACAAGGTAATCTATTATTGCCTGGTCAAAATCATCTCCGCCAAGGTGCGTGTCGCCGCTTGTGGACAGGACCTTAAAAATACCCTGACCAAGTTCAAGTATGGACACGTCAAAAGTTCCGCCGCCAAGGTCGTAAATAACAACTTTCATCTTTGTCTTGCTGTCAAAACCGCTGGCCAAAGCCGCGGCTGTAGGTTCATTTATTATCCTTACTATTTCCAGACCGGCTATTTTGCCCGCGTCTTTTGTCGCCTGCCTCTGCGAGTCATTAAAATGCGCGGGAACCGTGACAACAGCTTTATCAACCGTTTCGCCAAGATAATTTTCCGCGTCTTTTTTCATTTTCATAAGTATCATAGCGGAAAGTTCCGGAGGAGAATAAGTCCTGCCCATTACTTCCACCCAGACGTCGCCGTTTGCGGCTTTAATAAGTTTATAAGGCATGAGCCTTAAATCATTCGCAACGGTAGGGTCATTAAATTTGCGCCCTATGAACCTTTTAATTGAAAAAATTGTATTTTCAGGGTTCATTACCTGCTGCCTTTTGGCGGCATTGCCCACAAGTATCTGCCCTTCTTTGGTGAAAGCCACTACCGACGGCGTGGTCCTGAAATTTTCGTCATTCGGTATCACCAGAAGCCTGTTGTCTTCCATTAACCCCATACAGGAGTTTGTAGTTCCAAGGTCTATCCCGATAATTTTTGCCACTTAAGCACCCTTTCCCGTTTTTTCTTACTGCGCTTTTCTTACCCTGTCTATTTCCCTCATAAGTTCCTGAAGCTTATCAATAACCCTTTTATAATGCTGATTATCCGGGTCAAGTTTAACAGCTTCTTCAAAAGCCCTTCTGGCGTCCAGAAGTTTATTGGTTACAGTGTAAATAACGCCTATGTTGTAATAACCCTCGCTTAACTTATATACAGCGCACGCCTGCTGAAATTTAAGCAGCGCGGTATTTTTGTTTGTATCAAATGCCGCCACGCCTTCCTTAAAAATCACTGACGCTTCTTCAAATTTTTTCTTGTCATTGCCCTGAAAAATACCAAACTTTTTATCCGCAGGCGCCTGTTTTAACGAAGCGAATATTATAAAGTTATATATCTTACGCTTAAGCGGATTGGACAATATATTATACGCTTCCACAACTTCTGAAGTCTTTTCATGAGCCCAATCCGGCCTGTCAGGATTATGATCAGGATGGTATTTATACAGCATCATCCTGAACGCGCCGTCTATCTCTTCCTGTGTTGCCGCCGGATAAATTTCCAGCAGTTCATAATAGTTAAGTTTATTTGCCATTTTATCCTTTTATCAGAACTTTGTACCCTTAAGCCGGAACAGTTCGGCCACGCGGCCGTCATTCATGCTTATATCATCTGTTTTTTCATAATTAGCCAGGGCGAATGTTTCATCCGCAATCTGCTTTGAAGCATATATATTTGTGTTAAACTTTTTCTTTTCACCGTACCGCGACGCAAAATTAAGGTAATCCGTTATCGCGTTAAAAGCATCAACAGATTTTCTGTCTACAAAATTACCTGTTATATTGCCCTTTGTAATTACAAAATTAATGTCAAAATCTTCCACGTTATAACCCAGCGTCAGTTTGCTTTTTACCATATTCACAAGTTCTTTTCTTATCTCTACAGTGGAAATAAGGGCGCGCTTTAAATCGTCGTTATGTTTAAACGGGTACCCAAAACTGATAAGAATAAACTTTTCCGTAACTTTAAAAACCGCGCCCTGGTATTCCAGGACAGTGTATGATATTTTTTCTATGAATTTTTTTATTATTTCCTTAAGTTCTTCGCTTATAAGTTCATAGGTAAAACCCGCCAGCGCCGAAGTGTCCACAAACACGAACACAGTTTTATTTTCATCCGTCTGCGATACCGGATAATAACCCTTTGTGATTTTATCCGTCATTTCCTGATATGTCAGAGTCTCGTACGCTTTTTTCAGATTATCCATATCCTTTAACCCGTCAGCCACCGTTTCAAACGCGTCTTTTATCCTTACTTTCTCTTTTAATTCAACTATCATCCTGTTAAAGTCATCCGCCAGCACGCCTGTTTCATCGTTTGTTTTAACTTCAACAGCTACATCAAGGTTGCCTTCCGCGACTTTTCTCATTCCGCCGGCTATTATATTAAAATTTCTGGTTATAATTTTAGCAAGGCCCCACGCGCCCAAACCGCCCGCAAT is a window from the Candidatus Goldiibacteriota bacterium genome containing:
- the tadA gene encoding Flp pilus assembly complex ATPase component TadA is translated as MSKPKKNMLIGEMLVDEGIITKEQLKDGLEEQRRTGEKIGEILVRMGYLSKEILWTFLGYQMGVPFVNLDEVTDIKQDILKLLPEQLMRNEKLIPVTRHGRVITVAMAEPMNFLVIDDLKATTKSEIDVRLAPAEEILKQINKYFGYKAEETGAVAKASVEDLDDILSAPMGNSSRQESSGMKIQRSIYGEQAPSQPSPAPQQQYAPPQPQYSPAPPPPPQQYAPPQPQYTPPAPPPPQVQAAPNMAQAVVSQDTPVNVFLTTLLSTGYDAGATDIHIEPLADKCRIRRRIDGTLYEVESPPRTLYNGLLNKIKELAQMNQTEKSAPQESKLKIRVGGKEINMAVYTFPTLFGEKIVLKIMRTDAAVLTLDQSGMEDDMVETYRRFIKKPHGLIILSGPTNSGKETTMHSTLVEMNRPDINIFSIDDTSSGYVVPGVNQTKVSRKNYGQVLHYLAEQDCDVITIGDIANKETAEAVFDIIASGHLLISRLRSSDPYQALQTIVNFGIEPYIVYSNTILVMAQRLVRKICTSCRQPYQAAPDIVKMLGGDEGKSVTLYKGNGCASCAQTGYKGRTAVFEAVVMTDKIKDMLMAKEPLKKIKEENAKTGLKTLKEAALLKLIEGTTSLEEYMKIN
- the dnaK gene encoding molecular chaperone DnaK, whose protein sequence is MAKIIGIDLGTTNSCMGLMEDNRLLVIPNDENFRTTPSVVAFTKEGQILVGNAAKRQQVMNPENTIFSIKRFIGRKFNDPTVANDLRLMPYKLIKAANGDVWVEVMGRTYSPPELSAMILMKMKKDAENYLGETVDKAVVTVPAHFNDSQRQATKDAGKIAGLEIVRIINEPTAAALASGFDSKTKMKVVIYDLGGGTFDVSILELGQGIFKVLSTSGDTHLGGDDFDQAIIDYLVAEFLKKEGIDLKNDRVALQRLKDAAEKAKINLSTLESVEITLPFLAATNDGPKHLQTVLSRPTLEAITKTIAEKTAGPCEIALNDAGMRAGDIDEVVLVGGQTKMPLVREVVKRIFRKDPFSGVNPDEAVASGASKQASVLKGDIRDILLLDVTAFSLGIKTEGGIFSKIVEKNSSIPLRKTEVYTTTQENQSFVRIEVFQGEKPMASDNKMIGTFDLVGIPPGPKGSAKIDVIFDIDANGIIRVSAKDQSTGKEQVIKITADSGLSKSELENKTKEIGAEFAKKISKGEKIQSKQDYKEVPAREGEGGGLASAPEEEGEFKKKKSIFDIFKKKEG
- a CDS encoding DnaJ domain-containing protein, whose translation is MANKLNYYELLEIYPAATQEEIDGAFRMMLYKYHPDHNPDRPDWAHEKTSEVVEAYNILSNPLKRKIYNFIIFASLKQAPADKKFGIFQGNDKKKFEEASVIFKEGVAAFDTNKNTALLKFQQACAVYKLSEGYYNIGVIYTVTNKLLDARRAFEEAVKLDPDNQHYKRVIDKLQELMREIDRVRKAQ
- a CDS encoding HAMP domain-containing protein, giving the protein MASRRKVRFSLSYKISILIFSLILVTLTAIVGYYMTMNWNDSINEMKNSAKKAAKTLGALWPVAQGRGGINWGIYENYMKQFVQIDKNIVFMAIIDGKDNVRAAAINDPLIKKKFPKLKLSDDKKETVKNLVGNKIDDTVKVIGNIKIKDKDIGLATLVIKFSKYGTYYSQNMMILNTSILAFFILIAGGLGAWGLAKIITRNFNIIAGGMRKVAEGNLDVAVEVKTNDETGVLADDFNRMIVELKEKVRIKDAFETVADGLKDMDNLKKAYETLTYQEMTDKITKGYYPVSQTDENKTVFVFVDTSALAGFTYELISEELKEIIKKFIEKISYTVLEYQGAVFKVTEKFILISFGYPFKHNDDLKRALISTVEIRKELVNMVKSKLTLGYNVEDFDINFVITKGNITGNFVDRKSVDAFNAITDYLNFASRYGEKKKFNTNIYASKQIADETFALANYEKTDDISMNDGRVAELFRLKGTKF